From the Taeniopygia guttata chromosome 20, bTaeGut7.mat, whole genome shotgun sequence genome, one window contains:
- the TGM2 gene encoding protein-glutamine gamma-glutamyltransferase 2, which translates to MAEDLVLETWDLHCDRNGREHRTAAMGCGQLVVRRGQPFAITLRFSGRAYDEAVDKLSFNVETGPFPSETSGTSSHFVMTDCPEESCWSAVIQQQEGESLSVSLCSPANACIGRYRLTLETCTDYQGSSYQIGDFILLFNPWHPEDTVFMRDENERREYVLSQDGLIYQGTCDYIYSIPWNFGQFEDEVLAICLNMLDINPKHLRDQNQDCSRRNDPVYIGRVVSAMVNCNDEDRGVLFGRWDNCYDDGMSPMAWIGSVDILKRWKKFGCQPVKYGQCWVFAAVACTVMRCLGIPSRVVTNYNSAHDTNANLTIDRYVNENGEQERQSWDKIWNFHCWLESWMARPDLAAGYDGWQVLDPTPQEKSEGIYCCGPAPVKAIKEGDMLLKYDIPFIFAEVNADVVYWVVQGDGMQKQSIRSSDVGKNISTKSIGRDSREDITHNYKYPEGSEEERAVFEKAEHQKKSIGEEDEGLHLRIKVSEGANKGSDFDVFAVVTNNTDEERVCRVTLCARAASHNGTLGPQCGLTDQVDMDIEPRAEKRVPLRILYEEYRDKLTQDNLIKVVALLKDHQTGDIIVAVRDIYVENPPIKIRILGEPMQNRKLVAEISLVNPLTVPLNGCVFVVEGTGLTEGQLVKELEEPVEPQAEAKFRMDLMPRLTGLQKLMVDFESDHLTGVKGYRNVIIAPQPM; encoded by the exons ATGGCCGAAG ATCTGGTGCTGGAGACGTGGGACCTGCACTGCGACCGCAACGGGCGGGAGCACCGCACGGCGGCCATGGGCTGCGGGCAGCTGGTGGTGCGGCGGGGACAGCCCTTCGCCATCACCCTGCGCTTCTCGGGCCGTGCCTACGACGAGGCCGTGGACAAACTCTCCTTCAACGTGGAGACCG GACCCTTCCCCAGtgagacatcaggaaccagCTCCCACTTTGTCATGACTGACTGCCCAGAGGAGTCGTGCTGGAGTGCTGTgatccagcagcaggagggggagTCCCTTTCTGTGTCACTCTGCTCCCCAGCCAACGCTTGCATCGGCCGCTACAGGCTGACCCTGGAGACCTGCACCGACTACCAGGGCTCCAGCTACCAAATCGGGGACTTCATCCTGCTCTTCAACCCCTGGCACCCAG AGGACACAGTTTTCATGCGTGACGAGAACGAGCGACGTGAGTACGTCCTGTCCCAGGATGGGCTTATCTACCAGGGCACCTGTGATTACATCTACTCCATCCCCTGGAACTTCGGCCAG TTTGAGGATGAGGTCTTAGCCATCTGCCTCAACATGCTGGACATAAACCCCAAGCACCTGCGGGATCAGAACCAGGACTGCTCGCGCCGCAATGACCCCGTGTACATCGGCAGGGTGGTGAGCGCCATG GTGAACTGCAATGACGAGGACCGAGGAGTGCTGTTTGGGCGGTGGGACAACTGCTACGACGATGGGATGAGCCCCATGGCTTGGATTGGGAGTGTGGATATTCTCAAGAGGTGGAAGAAGTTTGGATGCCAGCCAGTCAAGTACGGCCAGTGCTGGGTCTTTGCTGCTGTGGCGTGCACTG TCATGAGGTGCCTGGGAATCCCCAGCCGGGTGGTGACCAACTACAACTCAGCCCACGACACAAATGCCAACCTGACCATTGACCGCTACGTCAACGAGAATGGGGAGCAGGAGAGGCAGTCCTGGGACAAGATCTg GAACTTCCACTGCTGGCTGGAGTCGTGGATGGCCCGTCCGGACCTGGCAGCTGGCTACGATGGGTGGCAGGTGCTGGACCCGACGCCTCAGGAGAAGAGTGAAG GAATTTACTGCTGTGGGCCTGCCCCCGTCAAAGCCATCAAAGAGGGTGACATGCTGCTCAAGTACGACATCCCCTTCATCTTCGCGGAGGTGAACGCTGACGTGGTGTACTGGGTGGTGCAGGGCGACGGGATGCAGAAGCAGAGCATCCGATCCTCAGACGTGGGGAAGAACATCAGCACCAAGAGCATTGGCAGGGACAGCCGGGAGGACATCACCCACAACTACAAGTACCCAGAGG GGTCTGAGGAGGAGCGGGCAGTGTTTGAGAAGGCAGAGCATCAGAAGAAGTCCATCGGGGAGGAGGATGAGGGGCTGCACCTCAGGATCAAGGTCTCAGAGGGCGCAAACAAGGGCAGCGACTTCGACGTCTTTGCTGTCGTCACCAACAACACAGACGAGGAGCGCGTCTGCAGGGTGACGCTGTGCGCCCGCGCCGCCAGCCACAACGGCACCCTCGGGCCCCAGTGCGGCCTCACGGACCAGGTGGACATGGACAttgagcccagggcag agAAGAGGGTGCCCCTGCGCATCCTGTACGAAGAGTACAGGGACAAACTGACCCAGGACAACCTCATCAAGGTGGTCGCTCTCCTGAAGGATCACCAGACTGGCGACATCATCGTAGCTGTCAGGGACATTTATGTTGAGAATCCACCGATCAAGATCAGG ATTTTAGGAGAGCCAATGCAGAATCGGAAGCTGGTGGCAGAGATCAGCCTGGTGAACCCTCTCACAGTGCCCCTGAACGGCTGCGTGTTCGTGGTGGAGGGCACCGGCCTCACCGAggggcagctggtcaaggagCT AGAGGAGCCGGTGGAGCCGCAGGCGGAGGCCAAATTCCGGATGGATCTGATGCCGCGGCTGACGGGGCTACAGAAGCTGATGGTGGACTTTGAGAGTGACCATCTGACGGGGGTCAAGGGCTACCGCAACGTCATCATCGCACCCCAGCCCATGTGA
- the KIAA1755 gene encoding uncharacterized protein KIAA1755 homolog isoform X2 translates to MHIQLCVLPVCSRTLRQELLTEEGTAGPGGGPPVHSPPAPLGVSFSLHSGPIPARGDTRGDCPGGRASGACGGLRKAAPAPGPLRATPASSLPPRPAPLPLSSPFLSFPFFSFFFFSFFFSSPRRGAAGGGARGCPPPPAAPEAPGRAAGGTGTGREPRAGESRRGGGGGGTGRSVPRPRPLCHFLGNMDAGSLDAAVQSALQALYPPFEATAPTVLGQVFRLLESSYQGDGLCCLLQFLIPAKRLFERLRQAACAPYFNRIFLHEGWPLCLHEKVVVHLAPLNPLLLRPGDFYLQAEPCEEHTARVTLKHLSLDLRSVEETPVPEATHALLFTNAWLEEVNSSWAGAPLHTCLVATENGVTPLPWSRIATPEFTDKPRAGADAVPTGAQHEPAPETARGTPVPPGTANVPMPYNNIVGTIPGCKATSRKSSQGRYPGLIKVEQAGLQKKPATLAVPSLSEIISQNLEGEYVDLLEQSQEDLDVLTRSLWPTCLPGQIRVGAEETLPWVNGGSGADAWPCGGALSSEESPCSPCLERKLSQEPGPHGPKCRQRDSYMAALQNPGARLGAAPEDERVSRQHEGAWKKMSAIYSPRMGRARAAGKGTNAATAAPVEERSLESSSCKNGPSVPSTGTAGREPPAWQDLHAGLLRSGIICLPGSSDRLGRALLLVTTSGSAWRAAWCSAAELARLILCLCSLPRQEVKNSERREAKDVGLTVVVDARKQPPAPVLFSALRSVQSVSPGCIHSMLLLAEKELVSHREKLPGVQVETLTSLKALGRHIDSSQLPPELDGAFPYCHGEWVQFFQKLQPFTASLRRASELLQRCIQELRNTDALAGTQDAAAGIRRHQELMQEVLSDPQLARVQREGGFLLARLHREAAHLCSSDHARFAMELAEGLYSQLEEELHNLVSQSNSCLEHLKFLRKVRELETEFGKLGSWLDGEAAARLQEMGTEDWSPDSCQGSAEHFKEFLTQATARYQHGLTLCQEAAEVRAMTFPEADAFQVSAALFQTKLMSFSKQLERRQAERELLQELVRFSNKVAGLKLDCRQCSARAQRGEGQALRCLQRSFQKLSVEFALEKLKEMKAQVRRMQSSHGLAAWTEAQHRYQETRQVLEEMLAELQEAWGAQADGQGDSSSPPSAGSAAPHMEVPVCRAAPSPEPAVLGGRGLAEQPETSTEGPGQSPSSTTPGSTLGVEQSSLQPHCQLGPQGARTSHHHISADTPHPKPKSKASLGVTGHLTQEHSQPPRRRPFSLPPWTCFPGADPPCPTAVPHGTASDPSTAGAPVGPRAETAQYFQISSQSSFSSEDSDSQNSMEEAPAASLALPRDLQSPRQPCPSEKAHQIIYLENHHTESSAKANAK, encoded by the exons atgcacatacaGCTCTGTGTGCTCCCGGTGTGTTCCAGGACCCTTCGCCAGGAGCTGCTCACGGAGGAGGGGACGGCGGGGCCTGGGGGAGGACCCCCGGTACACTCTCCTCCTGCACCGCTCGGGGTCTCTTTCTCCCTCCACTCCGGTCCCATCCCCGCCCGCGGGGACACGCGGGGGGACTGTCCCGGGGGCCGAGCCTCGGGAGCGTGCGGGGGGCTCAGGAAAGCggcccccgcccccggccctcTCCGGGCCACCCCCGCCAGCTccctcccgccccgccccgccccacTCCCGCTTTCTTCGccgtttctttcttttccttttttttctttttttttcttttctttcttcttttcttcccccagaaGAGGCGCGGCGGGCGGaggggcccggggctgcccgcccccgcccgcggctccgGAGGCGCCGGGAAGAGCCGCCGGCGGAACGGGGACCGGCCGGGAGCCCCGGGCCGGGGAGAGccggcgaggaggaggaggaggagggacggGACGGTCTGtgccgcggccccggcccctcTGCCACTTCCTGGGAAACATG GATGCCGGGTCGCTGGATGCGGCGGTGCAAAGTGCTCTCCAGGCCCTCTACCCGCCCTTCGAAGCCACAGCTCCCACCGTCCTGGGCCAGGTGTTCCggctgctggagagcagctaCCAGGGGGATggcctctgctgcctgctccagtTCCTCATCCCGGCCAAGCGGCTGTTCGAGCGCCTGCGGCAGGCGGCCTGT gCTCCCTACTTTAACCGCATCTTTCTCCATGAAGGCTGGCCCTTATGTCTGCACGAGAAGGTGGTTGTGCACCTCGCACCGCTCAACCCCCTCCTGCTGCGCCCCGGGGACTTCTACCTGCAAGCAGAGCCCTGCGAGGAGCACACAGCACGTGTCACCCTCAAGCACCTCTCCTTGGACCTGCGCTCAGTGGAGGAGACACCTGTCCCCGAGGCCACCCACGCTCTGCTCTTCACCAACGCGTGGCTGGAGGAGGTGAACAGCAGCTGGGCCGGAGCTCCCCTGCACACCTGCCTGGTGGCCACTGAGAACGGCGTCACCCCACTGCCGTGGAGCCGGATTGCCACGCCTGAGTTCACCGACaagcccagggctggagctgacGCTGTGCCCACTGGTGCCCAGCATGAACCTGCTCCTGAGACTGCACGTGGCACACCTGTGCCCCCTGGCACAGCAAATGTCCCCATGCCCTACAACAACATTGTGggcaccatcccaggctgcaaGGCAACCTCTCGGAAGTCAAGCCAGGGACGATACCCAGGACTGATCAAGGTGGAGCAGGCAGGTCTGCAAAAGAAGCCGGCCAcgctggctgtgcccagcctcAGTGAAATCATCAGCCAGAACCTGGAGGGGGAGTATGTGGACCTGCTGGAGCAATCCCAGGAGGACTTGGACGTCCTGACCAGATCCCTGTGGCCCACCTGCCTTCCAGGGCAAATAAGGGTTGGGGCCGAGGAGACGCTCCCCTGGGTGAATGGGGGTTCAGGAGCAGATGCCTGGCCCTGTGGGGGAGCACTGAGCTCAGAGGAGAGTCCCTGCAGCCCATGCCTGGAGAGGAAGCTGAGCCAGGAGCCAGGGCCGCATGGCCCAAAGTGCCGCCAGCGTGACTCCTACATGGCTGCACTGCAGAACCCG GGCGCGCGGCTCGGGGCAGCCCCCGAGGATGAAAGAGTCAGCAGGCAGCACGAGGGGGCCTGGAAGAAGATGTCGGCCATCTACTCACCCAGGatgggcagagccagggcagcagggaaag GTACGAatgcagccactgctgctcccGTGGAGGAACGGTCTCTGGAAAGTTCCAGCTGCAAGAATGgtccctctgtgcccagcactggCACTGCTGGTCGGGAgcctccagcctggcaggacCTGCACGCTGGGCTGCTGCGCTCAGGCATCATCTGCCTGCCAG GGAGCTCGGACAGGTTGGGCAGGGCCCTCCTCCTGGTGACCACCAGTGGCAGTGCCTGGCGGGCTGCGTGGTGCTCAGCTGCCGAGCTGGCAAGGCTcatcctctgcctctgctccctgcccag GCAAGAAGTGAAGAACAGTGAGAGGCGAGAAGCGAAGGATGTTGGGCTGACAGTTGTGGTGGATGCCAGGAAGCAGCCGCCCGCTCCCGTCCTATTCTCAGCCCTCCGCTCCGTCCAG AGTGTGTCTCCAGGCTGCATTCACAGCATGCTGCTCCTGGCCGAGAAGGAGCTGGTCTCCCACCGTGAGAAGCTGCCTGGGGTGCAG gtgGAGACTCTGACATCGCTGAAGGCTCTGGGCCGCCACATCGacagctcccagctgcccccagagcTGGACGGTGCCTTCCCCTACTGCCACGGCGAGTGGGTTCAATTCTTCCAG AAGCTGCAGCCCTTCACAGCCAGCCTCAGGCGGGcatcagagctgctgcagcgcTGCATCCAGGAGCTGCGGAACACCGATGCACTGGCTGGGACACAG GATGCGGCTGCGGGCATCAGGAGGCACCAGGAGCTGATGCAGGAGGTGCTGAGTGACCCTCAGCTGGCGCGGGTGCAGCGCGAGGGGGGGTTCCTGCTGgccaggctgcacagggaggccgcccacctctgctcctctgaCCACGCCAG GTTCGCTATGGAGTTGGCTGAGGGGCTGTATAGTCAGCTGGAGGAAGAACTTCACAACCTCGTGTCCCAATCCAACAGCTGCCTGGAGCACCTGAAGTTCCTCCGCAAGGTCCGGGAGCTCGAGACTGAGTTTGGCAAG CTGGGGTCCTGGCTGGatggggaggcagcagctcGGCTGCAGGAGATGGGCACCGAGGATTGGAGTCCTGacagctgccagggctctgccGAGCACTTCAAGGAGTTCCTCACCCAGGCCACA gctcgGTACCAGCATGGCCTgaccctgtgccaggaggcgGCTGAGGTCCGAGCCATGACATTCCCTGAGGCAGATGCCTTCCAAGTGTCTGCAGCCCTCTTCCAGACAAAGCTGATGAGCTTCTCCAAGCAGCTGGAGCGGCGGCAGGCAGAacgggagctgctgcaggagctcgTCCGGTTCTCCAACAAG GTGGCGGGGCTGAAGCTGGACTGCCGGCAGTGCTCGGCCCGGGCGCAGCGCGGGGAGGGTCAGGCACTGCGGTGCCTGCAGAGATCCTTCCAAAAGCTCTCGGTGGAGTTCGccctggagaagctgaaggAGATGAAGGCTCAGGTGCGCAGGATGCAGAGCAGCCACGGGTTGGCAGCCTGGACAGAGGCACAGCACAGGTACCAGGAGACCCGGCAGGTCCTGGAGGAGATGCTGGCAGAACTGCAGGAGGCCTGGGGAGCACAAGCTGACGGGCAGGGAGACTCCTCCAGCCCCCCCAGCGCAGGGTCTGCAGCTCCTCACATGGAAGTCCCGGTGTgcagagcagcccccagccctgagccagcagtgttggggggcagggggttggcagagcagccagagaCCAGCACTGAGGGGCCGGGGCAGTCCCCGTCCAGCACCACTCCTGGCTCCACACTGGGTGTGgagcagagctctctgcagccccactgcCAGCTGGGGCCTCAGGGTGCCCGCACCTCTCACCACCACATCTCTGCTGACAccccccatcccaaacccaagAGCAAAGCCAGCCTGGGGGTGACAGGACACCTCACCCAGGAGCACAGCCAGCCCCCTCGGAGGcgtcccttctccctgcctccctggaCATGCTTCCCAGGTGCTGACCCACCATGCCCTACTGCTGTGCCCCATGGGACTGCCTCAGATCCCAGTACAGCTGGTGCACCAGTGGGGCCCCGGGCAGAAACTGCCCAGTACTTCCAGATTTCCAGCCAGAGCAGTTTCTCCTCTGAAGACTCAGATTCACAGAACTCCATGGAAGAAGCCCCAGCAGCAAGCCTGGCTTTGCCTAGGGACCTCCAGAGTCCCAGACAACCCTGCCCATCTGAAAAAGCCCACCAGATCATTTACCTGGAGAACCACCACACTGAAAGTTCAGCTAAAGCAAATGCCAAGTAA
- the KIAA1755 gene encoding uncharacterized protein KIAA1755 homolog isoform X1, with translation MHIQLCVLPVCSRTLRQELLTEEGTAGPGGGPPVHSPPAPLGVSFSLHSGPIPARGDTRGDCPGGRASGACGGLRKAAPAPGPLRATPASSLPPRPAPLPLSSPFLSFPFFSFFFFSFFFSSPRRGAAGGGARGCPPPPAAPEAPGRAAGGTGTGREPRAGESRRGGGGGGTGRSVPRPRPLCHFLGNMDAGSLDAAVQSALQALYPPFEATAPTVLGQVFRLLESSYQGDGLCCLLQFLIPAKRLFERLRQAACAPYFNRIFLHEGWPLCLHEKVVVHLAPLNPLLLRPGDFYLQAEPCEEHTARVTLKHLSLDLRSVEETPVPEATHALLFTNAWLEEVNSSWAGAPLHTCLVATENGVTPLPWSRIATPEFTDKPRAGADAVPTGAQHEPAPETARGTPVPPGTANVPMPYNNIVGTIPGCKATSRKSSQGRYPGLIKVEQAGLQKKPATLAVPSLSEIISQNLEGEYVDLLEQSQEDLDVLTRSLWPTCLPGQIRVGAEETLPWVNGGSGADAWPCGGALSSEESPCSPCLERKLSQEPGPHGPKCRQRDSYMAALQNPVSFGSGLMAAILEEPDSPGSELPPATPRETPAQHRKGAGSPMLPPRQSRRATPGVPGRGGLVQRGSPRLPSGSSHKFSFLKGARLGAAPEDERVSRQHEGAWKKMSAIYSPRMGRARAAGKGTNAATAAPVEERSLESSSCKNGPSVPSTGTAGREPPAWQDLHAGLLRSGIICLPGSSDRLGRALLLVTTSGSAWRAAWCSAAELARLILCLCSLPRQEVKNSERREAKDVGLTVVVDARKQPPAPVLFSALRSVQSVSPGCIHSMLLLAEKELVSHREKLPGVQVETLTSLKALGRHIDSSQLPPELDGAFPYCHGEWVQFFQKLQPFTASLRRASELLQRCIQELRNTDALAGTQDAAAGIRRHQELMQEVLSDPQLARVQREGGFLLARLHREAAHLCSSDHARFAMELAEGLYSQLEEELHNLVSQSNSCLEHLKFLRKVRELETEFGKLGSWLDGEAAARLQEMGTEDWSPDSCQGSAEHFKEFLTQATARYQHGLTLCQEAAEVRAMTFPEADAFQVSAALFQTKLMSFSKQLERRQAERELLQELVRFSNKVAGLKLDCRQCSARAQRGEGQALRCLQRSFQKLSVEFALEKLKEMKAQVRRMQSSHGLAAWTEAQHRYQETRQVLEEMLAELQEAWGAQADGQGDSSSPPSAGSAAPHMEVPVCRAAPSPEPAVLGGRGLAEQPETSTEGPGQSPSSTTPGSTLGVEQSSLQPHCQLGPQGARTSHHHISADTPHPKPKSKASLGVTGHLTQEHSQPPRRRPFSLPPWTCFPGADPPCPTAVPHGTASDPSTAGAPVGPRAETAQYFQISSQSSFSSEDSDSQNSMEEAPAASLALPRDLQSPRQPCPSEKAHQIIYLENHHTESSAKANAK, from the exons atgcacatacaGCTCTGTGTGCTCCCGGTGTGTTCCAGGACCCTTCGCCAGGAGCTGCTCACGGAGGAGGGGACGGCGGGGCCTGGGGGAGGACCCCCGGTACACTCTCCTCCTGCACCGCTCGGGGTCTCTTTCTCCCTCCACTCCGGTCCCATCCCCGCCCGCGGGGACACGCGGGGGGACTGTCCCGGGGGCCGAGCCTCGGGAGCGTGCGGGGGGCTCAGGAAAGCggcccccgcccccggccctcTCCGGGCCACCCCCGCCAGCTccctcccgccccgccccgccccacTCCCGCTTTCTTCGccgtttctttcttttccttttttttctttttttttcttttctttcttcttttcttcccccagaaGAGGCGCGGCGGGCGGaggggcccggggctgcccgcccccgcccgcggctccgGAGGCGCCGGGAAGAGCCGCCGGCGGAACGGGGACCGGCCGGGAGCCCCGGGCCGGGGAGAGccggcgaggaggaggaggaggagggacggGACGGTCTGtgccgcggccccggcccctcTGCCACTTCCTGGGAAACATG GATGCCGGGTCGCTGGATGCGGCGGTGCAAAGTGCTCTCCAGGCCCTCTACCCGCCCTTCGAAGCCACAGCTCCCACCGTCCTGGGCCAGGTGTTCCggctgctggagagcagctaCCAGGGGGATggcctctgctgcctgctccagtTCCTCATCCCGGCCAAGCGGCTGTTCGAGCGCCTGCGGCAGGCGGCCTGT gCTCCCTACTTTAACCGCATCTTTCTCCATGAAGGCTGGCCCTTATGTCTGCACGAGAAGGTGGTTGTGCACCTCGCACCGCTCAACCCCCTCCTGCTGCGCCCCGGGGACTTCTACCTGCAAGCAGAGCCCTGCGAGGAGCACACAGCACGTGTCACCCTCAAGCACCTCTCCTTGGACCTGCGCTCAGTGGAGGAGACACCTGTCCCCGAGGCCACCCACGCTCTGCTCTTCACCAACGCGTGGCTGGAGGAGGTGAACAGCAGCTGGGCCGGAGCTCCCCTGCACACCTGCCTGGTGGCCACTGAGAACGGCGTCACCCCACTGCCGTGGAGCCGGATTGCCACGCCTGAGTTCACCGACaagcccagggctggagctgacGCTGTGCCCACTGGTGCCCAGCATGAACCTGCTCCTGAGACTGCACGTGGCACACCTGTGCCCCCTGGCACAGCAAATGTCCCCATGCCCTACAACAACATTGTGggcaccatcccaggctgcaaGGCAACCTCTCGGAAGTCAAGCCAGGGACGATACCCAGGACTGATCAAGGTGGAGCAGGCAGGTCTGCAAAAGAAGCCGGCCAcgctggctgtgcccagcctcAGTGAAATCATCAGCCAGAACCTGGAGGGGGAGTATGTGGACCTGCTGGAGCAATCCCAGGAGGACTTGGACGTCCTGACCAGATCCCTGTGGCCCACCTGCCTTCCAGGGCAAATAAGGGTTGGGGCCGAGGAGACGCTCCCCTGGGTGAATGGGGGTTCAGGAGCAGATGCCTGGCCCTGTGGGGGAGCACTGAGCTCAGAGGAGAGTCCCTGCAGCCCATGCCTGGAGAGGAAGCTGAGCCAGGAGCCAGGGCCGCATGGCCCAAAGTGCCGCCAGCGTGACTCCTACATGGCTGCACTGCAGAACCCGGTGAGCTTCGGCTCTGGGCTGATGGCAGCCATCCTGGAGGAGCCGGACAGCCCTGGCTCCGAGCTgccccctgccaccccccgTGAGacccctgcacagcacaggaagGGGGCTGGCAGCCCCATGCTCCCCCCCCGCCAGTCCCGCCGAGCGACTCCTGGGGTGCCGGGGCGAGGGGGGTTGGTGCAGCGGGGCAGCCCCCGGCTCCCCTCAGGTTCCAGCCACAAGTTCTCCTTCCTGAAGGGCGCGCGGCTCGGGGCAGCCCCCGAGGATGAAAGAGTCAGCAGGCAGCACGAGGGGGCCTGGAAGAAGATGTCGGCCATCTACTCACCCAGGatgggcagagccagggcagcagggaaag GTACGAatgcagccactgctgctcccGTGGAGGAACGGTCTCTGGAAAGTTCCAGCTGCAAGAATGgtccctctgtgcccagcactggCACTGCTGGTCGGGAgcctccagcctggcaggacCTGCACGCTGGGCTGCTGCGCTCAGGCATCATCTGCCTGCCAG GGAGCTCGGACAGGTTGGGCAGGGCCCTCCTCCTGGTGACCACCAGTGGCAGTGCCTGGCGGGCTGCGTGGTGCTCAGCTGCCGAGCTGGCAAGGCTcatcctctgcctctgctccctgcccag GCAAGAAGTGAAGAACAGTGAGAGGCGAGAAGCGAAGGATGTTGGGCTGACAGTTGTGGTGGATGCCAGGAAGCAGCCGCCCGCTCCCGTCCTATTCTCAGCCCTCCGCTCCGTCCAG AGTGTGTCTCCAGGCTGCATTCACAGCATGCTGCTCCTGGCCGAGAAGGAGCTGGTCTCCCACCGTGAGAAGCTGCCTGGGGTGCAG gtgGAGACTCTGACATCGCTGAAGGCTCTGGGCCGCCACATCGacagctcccagctgcccccagagcTGGACGGTGCCTTCCCCTACTGCCACGGCGAGTGGGTTCAATTCTTCCAG AAGCTGCAGCCCTTCACAGCCAGCCTCAGGCGGGcatcagagctgctgcagcgcTGCATCCAGGAGCTGCGGAACACCGATGCACTGGCTGGGACACAG GATGCGGCTGCGGGCATCAGGAGGCACCAGGAGCTGATGCAGGAGGTGCTGAGTGACCCTCAGCTGGCGCGGGTGCAGCGCGAGGGGGGGTTCCTGCTGgccaggctgcacagggaggccgcccacctctgctcctctgaCCACGCCAG GTTCGCTATGGAGTTGGCTGAGGGGCTGTATAGTCAGCTGGAGGAAGAACTTCACAACCTCGTGTCCCAATCCAACAGCTGCCTGGAGCACCTGAAGTTCCTCCGCAAGGTCCGGGAGCTCGAGACTGAGTTTGGCAAG CTGGGGTCCTGGCTGGatggggaggcagcagctcGGCTGCAGGAGATGGGCACCGAGGATTGGAGTCCTGacagctgccagggctctgccGAGCACTTCAAGGAGTTCCTCACCCAGGCCACA gctcgGTACCAGCATGGCCTgaccctgtgccaggaggcgGCTGAGGTCCGAGCCATGACATTCCCTGAGGCAGATGCCTTCCAAGTGTCTGCAGCCCTCTTCCAGACAAAGCTGATGAGCTTCTCCAAGCAGCTGGAGCGGCGGCAGGCAGAacgggagctgctgcaggagctcgTCCGGTTCTCCAACAAG GTGGCGGGGCTGAAGCTGGACTGCCGGCAGTGCTCGGCCCGGGCGCAGCGCGGGGAGGGTCAGGCACTGCGGTGCCTGCAGAGATCCTTCCAAAAGCTCTCGGTGGAGTTCGccctggagaagctgaaggAGATGAAGGCTCAGGTGCGCAGGATGCAGAGCAGCCACGGGTTGGCAGCCTGGACAGAGGCACAGCACAGGTACCAGGAGACCCGGCAGGTCCTGGAGGAGATGCTGGCAGAACTGCAGGAGGCCTGGGGAGCACAAGCTGACGGGCAGGGAGACTCCTCCAGCCCCCCCAGCGCAGGGTCTGCAGCTCCTCACATGGAAGTCCCGGTGTgcagagcagcccccagccctgagccagcagtgttggggggcagggggttggcagagcagccagagaCCAGCACTGAGGGGCCGGGGCAGTCCCCGTCCAGCACCACTCCTGGCTCCACACTGGGTGTGgagcagagctctctgcagccccactgcCAGCTGGGGCCTCAGGGTGCCCGCACCTCTCACCACCACATCTCTGCTGACAccccccatcccaaacccaagAGCAAAGCCAGCCTGGGGGTGACAGGACACCTCACCCAGGAGCACAGCCAGCCCCCTCGGAGGcgtcccttctccctgcctccctggaCATGCTTCCCAGGTGCTGACCCACCATGCCCTACTGCTGTGCCCCATGGGACTGCCTCAGATCCCAGTACAGCTGGTGCACCAGTGGGGCCCCGGGCAGAAACTGCCCAGTACTTCCAGATTTCCAGCCAGAGCAGTTTCTCCTCTGAAGACTCAGATTCACAGAACTCCATGGAAGAAGCCCCAGCAGCAAGCCTGGCTTTGCCTAGGGACCTCCAGAGTCCCAGACAACCCTGCCCATCTGAAAAAGCCCACCAGATCATTTACCTGGAGAACCACCACACTGAAAGTTCAGCTAAAGCAAATGCCAAGTAA